In Spirosoma pollinicola, the genomic window GCTTCAACCAGCGCCGGTTCGACAAACGCACGAACGGTAGCCAACGAGTTTGGGTTAATCAACTCTTTAAAATCCCGCTCGTCGGCGGCCGGGTTCTCGACCGAGAAAAGCCGGTCATACAAACGTACTTCAGCTTCTACAGCATGAGGCACCGATACCCAGTGAATCGTGCCTTTTACGTTGATGCCCGATGTATCCGAACCGCTCCGGCTTTCGGGTATATACGAGCAGCGCAGTTCGATAATCTCGCCCGCGTTGTCTTTCACGACCTCGTCGCACTTAATAATGTACGCACCTTTCAGCCGTACCATGCCACCGGGAAACAACCGGAAGAATTTTTTGGGCGGCACTTCCATGAAGTCGTCACGCTCAATATATACCTCGCGACTGAAGGGTACATTCCGTTCGCCCGCGTTTAGGTCTTCCGGATTGTTTTCAATGTGCATGACCTCTTCTCGACCAACTTCATAATTGGTGATGACGAGTTTAAGCGGCTTTTCGTCCAGAACGGCCATCACGCGGTGAGTCGATTTGTTCAATTCTTCGCGAAGGCAGAATTCCAGTAAACCCACATCGATCAGGTTGTCGCGTTTGGCAATACCGATGCGGTCGGCAAACTCGCGGATACTGGCGGGCGTGTAGCCGCGCCGACGAATACCCGCAATGGTTGGCATCCGGGGATCATCCCATCCGTTTACGTGTCCTTCTTCCACCAGTTGTTTCAATTTGCGTTTGCTCATGACCGTATAGGTCAGGTTGAGCCGGGCAAATTCAATTTGGCGGGAAGGGAAAATGTCCAGCTTGTCGATAAACCATTCATACAAAGGCCGGTGTACTTCGAACTCCAGCGTACACAACGAGTGCGTAATGTGCTCGATAGCGTCCGACTGCCCGTGAGCAAAATCGTACATCGGGTATATGCACCAGGTGTCGCCGGTGCGGTGGTGATGTGCGTGTTTGATACGATAGATGATGGGGTCACGTAACTGCATATTCGGTGATGCCATATCGACTTTCGCCCGCAGTACTTTGGCACCATCAGGGTATTCACCCGCTTTCATCCGCCGGAACAGGTCAAGGTTTTCGTCGACGCTCCGGTCGCGGTATTGACTCAGCCGACCCGGTTCCGTTGGTGTACCTTTCTGGGCGGCAATCTCTTCGGCGGTCGAATCGTCAACGTAAGCTAACCCCTTTTGAATCAGCGTTTCGGCAAATTGATAGATTTGATCGAAGTAATCAGAGGCATAAAATTCGTTTTCCCAATTGAAACCAAGCCAGCGCACATCATTCTTGATGGAATCAACGTATTCGGTATCTTCTGTAACGGGGTTTGTATCGTCGAAACGGAGGTTTGTCTGCCCGCCATATTCGTCTGCCAGACCGAAGTTCAGACAAATAGACTTGGCGTGACCGATGTGCAGATAGCCGTTTGGCTCGGGTGGAAAGCGCGTATGAACACGCCCGCCGTTTTTACCGGAAGCAATATCTTCTTCAACTATTTGTTCAATAAAATTCAACGAACCTCCCATGGGTTCGCCGGCCTCTTTAGTTACTTCGGTCATGTTGCTGATCGCTACTGATAAAGCCCCGAAATTACGGTCTTTGTATGGGTTTGACAAACATGATCGCGAGTTGTTCTGATTTGAAAGGGCTGTCGACTACTTAACTGAAGCCAGATACAGTGGGTTTGATCAATTATCTAAATCAGGATAGAATGCTGGACTTTCAATCCAACTAAATAATTGACTAACTTCTGTAAATCGCCTGAACATCAGGGAGATTCGTTTAGTTAATTCATGAAAGTACAGGCAGGAATATTACTTAAGTAATCAAGAATGCTTAATTAATTTATTATAAATCGCGAACAAAACGGCAATCGGAAACAGTTGTTGGATAGTACACGTTGTTGACTATTCGTTTCTCGGCGGGTATAAATGCCTCTCATCATTTTATGAAAACTTGTTGGTTTATAGTTCTACTTTGGATCGTTAGTACATTTTCTGGAGCGGTTTTCGCACAAAAAACATCCGATTCATTAGCCAGACAGGCTTACCTGCCCGACTGCATTCAGTATGCACTGGGTCACCAGCCAATTGTTCGTCAATCGGTTATTGACCAGGAAATAGCGGAGCGGACTGTGCAAAGCTCTCTGGCGGCCTGGTATCCCCAAATCGCGGCTGGCTACAACCTATTGCACTACCTCAAATTACCCGTTACACTGATTCCCGATGCCACAACTGGCGAAAAAAGGCCTGTCACGTTGGGCGCGCAAAACACATCGACAGCGTCATTCTCGCTAACCCAAAGTATTTTCAACCGCGACCTACTGCTAGCCAGTCGAACCGCTGATACATATCGTGCTCAGGCGAGCCAGACTACAGTTCGAAACAAGATTGATGTGGTCGTCAATGTAAGTAAAGCCTTTTACGATGTTATTCTGACGCAGCGGCAGGTAGATATTTTAACCGAAGATATTGCCCGCCTTCAACGCAGTTTACAGGACGCTACGAATCAGTACCAGGGCGGAATCGTCGATAAAACAGACCCTCAACGAGCGAAAATTGCGCTTAATAATAGTCGTGCTCAGCAAAAGCAGTACCGCGATTTGGTGGGTTCTAAAGTTCAGACGTTGAAGCAACTGATGGGCTATCCGCCGAATTTGACGCTCAATTTAACCTACGATACGCTTCAATTGGCGAATGAGGTAGCTCTCGATACAATGTTACTGGTAAACCCGCAGAGCCGTATTGAATACCAACTGCTGCAAAGCCAGGGGCAATTACTGGAAGCAAACGTACGATATAACCGTTGGTCCTACCTGCCAACAGTGAATGCGATTGCCAACTATAACCTGCTTTATCAGAACAATGCATTTGGCCAGCTATTTAGCCAGACGTTTCCAAACTCATTGATTGGCCTGTCGGTCGCGTTGCCCATTTTTCAGGGCGGACGACGTATTCAGCAGACGAAGATTGCGGAGTTGCAGGTACAGCGGCTGAATTGGGATCTGGTTGCTTTGACAAGTGCCGTCGATGCTGAATATGCGCAGGCACTAGCCAACTACAAAGGAAATCTGGCGAATTACCTCGCCCTGCGCGAGAACCAGTTGCTTGCCGAAGATGTGTATCGAATCATTAATCTTCAATACCGTTCAGGCATAAAAACGTATCTGGACGTGACCATTGCCGAAGCTGATTTACGAACCGCCCGACTAAATGTGTTCAACTCCCTGTATCAGGTATTGATCAGCAAACTGGATGTCCAACGCGCCTTAGGTGCTATACAATTTTAAAATTTTTGTCATGCTTCGACTCAGCCGCCCGGCTTCGTCAGTATAGCAAACGTGTTCTGAGATGATGAAACAATATATTAATCTGTCGATTATTAGCGCTGTTATCACGGTAACTTTTTGGGCCTGTGGTGGTAAAAAAGATGACCAGCAGCAGGCACCTCCGCCACCAACTGCCGTTTCGGCCGTAAAGGCGGAGAAGGGAAATGCAACCTATTATGATCAGTTTCCCGCCACGGTGACCGCCTTGCTTGAGGTAGAAATTCAACCTCAGGTGTCGGGTAATATCACAGGCATATTTTTCCAGGATGGCCAGCAGGTGCGTAAGGGGCAGAAACTGTATACTATTGATCCTCAGCAATACCGGGCCGGTTACGATCAGGCAGTAGCGAACCTTAACGTTCAGAAAGCGAATCTCAACCGGGCTCAGAAAGACGCCAATCGGTATAATACACTGGCCGAACAGGATGCCGTAGCCAAACAACTGGTCGATAATGCAAATGCCACGCTGGAAGCGGCTAAAATGCAGGTTGAAGCGTCGCAGGCAGCTATTCAGCAAGTAGCCACGAACTTGAAATACACGACGATTTACGCCCCCCTTGATGGTACAATCGGCATCTCGCAGGTGCGCCTTGGTGCCGCCGTTGCACCGGGCTCAACGCCACTTAACACGATCTCGTCTGACAATCCGATTGCGGCTGACTTACAGGTTGATGCGTCTGAAATTCCACGATTTCAAAAGCTGCAAAACCAGAAAAATACTGGCCGCGACTCAACGCTTGTACTGACGATGCCTGATGGCAGAAATTATAAATACCCCGGTTCTGTGCGCATTATTGACCGCGCCGTAGACCCGCAAACGGGTACGCTGCGTGTTCGTATCGCTTTCCCGAATCCAGACAAACAACTTAAAGTAGGTATAAACGCCAATGTTCGGGTGAAAAACAGTACGGGCGAGCCGCAACTGCTGATTCCGTATCAGGCTGTAACCGAGCAGATGAGCGAATACTTTGTGTTTGTGGTAGGCGACAGCAGTAAAGTGACCCAGAAGAAAGTAACGCTGGGTGCCCGAATTAACGATAAAGTAATCGTAAAAGCAGGTTTGAAAGAAGGCGAAACCGTCGTAACGGAAGGCACGCAAAAGATTCGTGAAGGCGCGAAAGTACGTGTTACCCAGGCTGGTCAGCAGGCTGGCCCCAAACAAGATTCGAGCAGTAAACAGACGGCAGCAAAATAATAATGAGTGAAAGAACGAAAGAGTGAAAGAGCGGCCTTCCAGATGACTTACTATCTGGTTCATGATTTCGCTCCTTGATTCGCTCTTTCGCTCTTTTGCTCTTTCACACTTTGACTTATGTTCGCAGAAATATTCATCAACCGACCTGTTACGGCCATCGTCGCATCCATCGTGATCGTCCTGTTGGGCGTACTGGCCTTATTGAGTTTACCCGTCAGCCAATATCCCGACATTACCCCCCCGGTGGTGCAGGTAACGGGTACTTACACTGGTGCCGATGCCCAGACGGTGGAGCAAACCGTGGCAACACCCATTGAAACGCAGGTCAATGGTACTCCGGGAATGGACTATGTTCAAACCAATGCCACCAACGACGGTCGTATGAGTATGAACGTGACCTTTAAAGTAGGCACCGACGTAAACATTGCCGCCCTCGATGTACAGAACCGGGTTGGTATCGCGCAACCGCAGTTGCCTCAGGAAGTTACCCGTCTTGGCGTCGTGGTTCGGAAACGAAATCCGTCGCTGTTTATGCTGGTAGCTATGTATTCGCCAAAAGGCACTCACAATGTTTCGTTTCTGGATAACTACACCAACATTTATATTCGGGATGCGCTGTTGCGGGTGCCGGGCGTGGGCGATATTTTTAGCCGGGCCGATGACTTCAGTATGCGTATCTGGCTTAAACCGGATCGACTAGCGCAATTAGGGTTAACTCCCGATGATGTTGTGGCGGCACTACAGGAGCAGAACTTACAGGTGGCGGGTGGCTCGGTAGGGGCATCGCCACAGCCAGCGTCACAAGCTTTTGAATATTCGGTCTTTACTAACAGCCGACTAAGCAAGGAAGAAGAATTTCGGAAAATCATTGTTCGAAGCGATCCGGCAAAAGGCTCACTGGTTTATCTGAATGACGTAGCACGGGTGCAATTGGGTAAGTTTTCATATGCCAGTAACTCATTCGTTGATGGCAAGCGGGCTTCCTATTTGCTTGTTTATCAGTTGCCGGGTAGTAACGCCCTGGAAACGGCCAAAGGCGTTTATGCGGCAATGGACAACCTGAAGAAAACCTTCCCCAAAGACATTGAATACGTAGTTCCCTTTGAGTCGGTTTCGGTTATTCAGGTCTCTATTGAAGAGGTAATAAAAACACTGGTTGAAGCCTTGGTACTGGTTATTCTGGTGGTATTCCTCTTCCTGCAAAGTTGGCGGGCTACACTCATTACGTTGCTGGCTATTCCGGTATCTATCGTCGGAACCTTCGCTTTATTTGTTCCTTTGGGCTTCACGATCAATACATTAACCCTTTTTGCGTTCGTGCTGGCTATCGGTATTGTGGTCGATGATGCTATTGTGGTGGTGGAAGCCGTGCAGGTAAATATCGACAAGGGCATGACGCCAAAAGAGGCTACCCGAGAGGCCATGCGCGAGATTTCAGCACCGGTAATTGCCATTGCTCTTATTCTGGCGGCTGTGTTCGTACCGGTTGGTTTTATCCCCGGAATTGTGGGGCGGCTCTACCAGCAGTTTGCGATTACGATTGCCGTTTCGGTGTTGATTTCGGCCTTCGTGGCCCTGTCGTTAACGCCCGCTTTATGTACGCTTCTGCTGCGCCCGATGCACATCGACGAAAACGCAAAAGGTCTGAACAAGTTCTTCTACAAGTTCAACAAGTGGTTCGAACGGGTAACCAATGCCTATTCTAACGGGGTTCAGCGACTCATCAAAGCAACTCCGCTGGTAATTGTCGGGCTGGTCGTTTTATATATCGGAACTGGGCTTTTATTCCGGGCTAAACCGACCGGATTTATCCCGACAGAAGATGAAGGTCGTTTAATTGTAACCTATGAAATTCCGGAAGCGGCTTCAACTACGCGTAGTCTTGAGGTGCTTAACCGAATCATGGCGATTCTTAAAAAACAGCCCTACGTCAATCACTTTGCAGCTTTGGGCGGTCTGAACGCCATAACATTTGCCTCCAAGTCGAATAGTGGTACGGTATTTATGCAGTTGAAGCCCTGGGACGAGCGTAAGGAGCGAAACATGCAGGCCGATTCGCTGGTGGTCAAGCTGCAAAAAGAATTGGCTGTTCTGAACGATGCCCGGCCTCAGGTGTTGCAGCCACCGGCTATTCCGGGCCTGGGTCAGTCATCGGGTTTTACCTTCGAAATTCAACAACGGGAGTCTAACGACGATGTCAAGGCGTTTGATAATGTGGTACAGACGTTCCTGACAGAAGCCAATAAACGCCCCGAAATTTCACGGGCCTTTACGTATTTCACCGCGAAATCACCAGCCTATCGGGTTGACGTTGACCGCGATAAGTGCAAAAAACTGGGTATCTCGGTTAGTTCTGTCTATACCACAATGCAAACGTTGTTGGGTAGTCAATACGTTAACGACTTCATTATTTACGGCCGGAAGTTCCGGGTCGTAGCACAAGCCGATACTATGTACCGCTCCGATATTAAGGCGCTCAATAATTATTACGTTCGTAATAGTGGGGGTCAGTTGGTGCCCATCAGTACAGTTATCACAACCAGCGTTATCGAAAATGCCCCGTTGATCTCGCACTTTAACCTGTTCCGATCGGTCGAGTTGAATGGGGGTGCCAAACCCGGATACAGTACCAGCCAGGCCAATGATGCCCTGCGTGAAGTAGCCGCCAAAGTGCTGCCTGCTGGCTATGCGTATGATTTTGGCGGGCTAAGCCGGGAAGAAATCAATGCGGGCAGCAGCTCAATCTATATTTTTATGCTGTCGATTGGCTTCGTATTCCTGTTCCTGGCGGCTTTGTATGAAAGCTGGTCGGTGCCTTTTTCGGTATTACTTTCTGTGCCAATTGGTGCATTGGGGGCCATTACTGCCCTGATCATTTTCCCATACCTGACCAATAACGTGTACGCTCAAATTGGGTTGATTACCCTGATTGGTCTGGCTGCTAAAAACGCCATCCTGATTGTGGAGTTTGCCAAAGAGCGTGTTGACAAAGGGGAGGATTTGCTGGAGTCTACAATCGAAGCTGTTCGCCTTCGTTTACGCCCAATTCTGATGACTTCGCTGGCGTTTATTCTTGGCGTGTTTCCATTGGCGTTGGCGAGTGGAGCTGGGGGCGTTGCCCGTTCAACCATTGGCCGGACAGTATTAGGCGGTATGCTGGCGGCTACCTCGCTGGCTATTTTCGTGGTGCCCGTTCTATATGTTGGCATCACAAGGCTGGCCTATGGCAAAAAAGGCTTAGCGGCTTTAAAGGAGAACGGCGAGAAAGCGAAAAAAGAAGATAAACCTGA contains:
- a CDS encoding glutamine--tRNA ligase/YqeY domain fusion protein, which codes for MTEVTKEAGEPMGGSLNFIEQIVEEDIASGKNGGRVHTRFPPEPNGYLHIGHAKSICLNFGLADEYGGQTNLRFDDTNPVTEDTEYVDSIKNDVRWLGFNWENEFYASDYFDQIYQFAETLIQKGLAYVDDSTAEEIAAQKGTPTEPGRLSQYRDRSVDENLDLFRRMKAGEYPDGAKVLRAKVDMASPNMQLRDPIIYRIKHAHHHRTGDTWCIYPMYDFAHGQSDAIEHITHSLCTLEFEVHRPLYEWFIDKLDIFPSRQIEFARLNLTYTVMSKRKLKQLVEEGHVNGWDDPRMPTIAGIRRRGYTPASIREFADRIGIAKRDNLIDVGLLEFCLREELNKSTHRVMAVLDEKPLKLVITNYEVGREEVMHIENNPEDLNAGERNVPFSREVYIERDDFMEVPPKKFFRLFPGGMVRLKGAYIIKCDEVVKDNAGEIIELRCSYIPESRSGSDTSGINVKGTIHWVSVPHAVEAEVRLYDRLFSVENPAADERDFKELINPNSLATVRAFVEPALVEAARSGAQTNFQFMRKGYFILDQDSTAERPVFNRTVTLKDAWAKEQKKG
- a CDS encoding TolC family protein, which gives rise to MKTCWFIVLLWIVSTFSGAVFAQKTSDSLARQAYLPDCIQYALGHQPIVRQSVIDQEIAERTVQSSLAAWYPQIAAGYNLLHYLKLPVTLIPDATTGEKRPVTLGAQNTSTASFSLTQSIFNRDLLLASRTADTYRAQASQTTVRNKIDVVVNVSKAFYDVILTQRQVDILTEDIARLQRSLQDATNQYQGGIVDKTDPQRAKIALNNSRAQQKQYRDLVGSKVQTLKQLMGYPPNLTLNLTYDTLQLANEVALDTMLLVNPQSRIEYQLLQSQGQLLEANVRYNRWSYLPTVNAIANYNLLYQNNAFGQLFSQTFPNSLIGLSVALPIFQGGRRIQQTKIAELQVQRLNWDLVALTSAVDAEYAQALANYKGNLANYLALRENQLLAEDVYRIINLQYRSGIKTYLDVTIAEADLRTARLNVFNSLYQVLISKLDVQRALGAIQF
- a CDS encoding efflux RND transporter periplasmic adaptor subunit; translated protein: MKQYINLSIISAVITVTFWACGGKKDDQQQAPPPPTAVSAVKAEKGNATYYDQFPATVTALLEVEIQPQVSGNITGIFFQDGQQVRKGQKLYTIDPQQYRAGYDQAVANLNVQKANLNRAQKDANRYNTLAEQDAVAKQLVDNANATLEAAKMQVEASQAAIQQVATNLKYTTIYAPLDGTIGISQVRLGAAVAPGSTPLNTISSDNPIAADLQVDASEIPRFQKLQNQKNTGRDSTLVLTMPDGRNYKYPGSVRIIDRAVDPQTGTLRVRIAFPNPDKQLKVGINANVRVKNSTGEPQLLIPYQAVTEQMSEYFVFVVGDSSKVTQKKVTLGARINDKVIVKAGLKEGETVVTEGTQKIREGAKVRVTQAGQQAGPKQDSSSKQTAAK
- a CDS encoding efflux RND transporter permease subunit, whose protein sequence is MFAEIFINRPVTAIVASIVIVLLGVLALLSLPVSQYPDITPPVVQVTGTYTGADAQTVEQTVATPIETQVNGTPGMDYVQTNATNDGRMSMNVTFKVGTDVNIAALDVQNRVGIAQPQLPQEVTRLGVVVRKRNPSLFMLVAMYSPKGTHNVSFLDNYTNIYIRDALLRVPGVGDIFSRADDFSMRIWLKPDRLAQLGLTPDDVVAALQEQNLQVAGGSVGASPQPASQAFEYSVFTNSRLSKEEEFRKIIVRSDPAKGSLVYLNDVARVQLGKFSYASNSFVDGKRASYLLVYQLPGSNALETAKGVYAAMDNLKKTFPKDIEYVVPFESVSVIQVSIEEVIKTLVEALVLVILVVFLFLQSWRATLITLLAIPVSIVGTFALFVPLGFTINTLTLFAFVLAIGIVVDDAIVVVEAVQVNIDKGMTPKEATREAMREISAPVIAIALILAAVFVPVGFIPGIVGRLYQQFAITIAVSVLISAFVALSLTPALCTLLLRPMHIDENAKGLNKFFYKFNKWFERVTNAYSNGVQRLIKATPLVIVGLVVLYIGTGLLFRAKPTGFIPTEDEGRLIVTYEIPEAASTTRSLEVLNRIMAILKKQPYVNHFAALGGLNAITFASKSNSGTVFMQLKPWDERKERNMQADSLVVKLQKELAVLNDARPQVLQPPAIPGLGQSSGFTFEIQQRESNDDVKAFDNVVQTFLTEANKRPEISRAFTYFTAKSPAYRVDVDRDKCKKLGISVSSVYTTMQTLLGSQYVNDFIIYGRKFRVVAQADTMYRSDIKALNNYYVRNSGGQLVPISTVITTSVIENAPLISHFNLFRSVELNGGAKPGYSTSQANDALREVAAKVLPAGYAYDFGGLSREEINAGSSSIYIFMLSIGFVFLFLAALYESWSVPFSVLLSVPIGALGAITALIIFPYLTNNVYAQIGLITLIGLAAKNAILIVEFAKERVDKGEDLLESTIEAVRLRLRPILMTSLAFILGVFPLALASGAGGVARSTIGRTVLGGMLAATSLAIFVVPVLYVGITRLAYGKKGLAALKENGEKAKKEDKPEEPVVAQTQPAPSNGNGQSGDKVRH